In Notolabrus celidotus isolate fNotCel1 chromosome 22, fNotCel1.pri, whole genome shotgun sequence, the genomic stretch catttaacatttagatttagaacacattaaaaaatgtcctgaaattaaaaaatgtacataGACATGAAGGAATGGGTTTGTTGGACAGTTGAAACCAATATTTATTACGGTCCAAGGTAAGCAAATTCTActgtttagatttaacagtgattttaacttaaacatatttgtcacaacagaactaaatgtgaaaatggccacaaatattcctctaaatgtgatttttttaaaaaaagggatttttttttataattcacaatacatttttaagatataattagagctaaatgtggagaattgttgctgttattttaagtgtgcacaactttacaaacagcccTCCATAGTAAAATTCAGAATGTTATTTTATATCAGTTAACAGGCTAAAAAGTGCTGATTTCTGTGGTAATATTCGCACTTGTTGTATATCAAACACAGCTACAGTGGAGTATTTGTTCATTTCACTACATGGATTTTTTTGCGTTCCTTATTGTAAAGTTTAACTAGTTAAGTTTTCACCAACTAGAAACCCACATATCTCACTACCCAATTAGTATATATATTCCAATAatggttttcagttttcagcaCCTGTCCAGCTGACATTACTTATAATGGGTGAGATAGATACTCAGCATTCAGTACCTTTTCTGCACTTAAGTCACAAACACGGCATATGACAAACACTACAAGTTTGGCAGTGTCAGTGCTCTAACAGCAACATACCCTTTTGGCCATGATCGGCCTCTTCCTGCAAGGACAGAGGTAGAGGTATGAAGTACAGGCAGCGAAGCAGCGGAAAGAGAACACTGTTTCCACCAAACACATCAAGATGAGAGGCACCCACAGAATGATTGTTGTCCCCTGGttcaacacacaagcacaaacaatACATCGCACCATTAAAGCATTTCAATTCATCAgatcaattcttttttttttcttttagcaaTTTCCAATATGTATTTCAACTTACATAAATGCGAGTGGGGTCAAAGGGGCATTCGTAAGTGATGCTGGAAGAGGAGCCAGCATCTATATCAGTGAAAGTGCAGTGCGTTAGCAGGCTCCGTCCTTTGTGCATAATGGCTTTCACCATAGAAACTGACAAGCCAAGGATGGAGGCAACTGCCAGAAGACCCGCAATGAAGCTGATGACCAACAGGACCCACTGCTGCAAGGTAAAACAAAGACCTCTTATGTTAGTGAAAACACAACTCTTAATATTATGTGTGAAAGGCATTTTTCCTAATGAAAGCTCATAtaaaggagtttttagctggaaatgaaacagactgaaatgaatactgatgcctccaTATAATGAACAAAGGAGGCAacaagattgattatttctggAAAgtaatatctatctatctgccAAACAAAGcctctttttttacattttatacacaaAGATTAAAAGTGAGTGGTATATTTTTAGGTTAAAAGAAACAGGATTAGATGTTTCATTAATAAACACTGATctcacatgtacaggacaaggtCAGCAATGAAAACAGACGCAGCTTTAACCACAGAGTAatgaaaaatcaacacaatcCTAAAGTTCGTTACAggagttttaaaatgtaaaacaatttaATCTAGTAGAAGTTTAAAATAGTTAAGCATTGGACTGATTTCTTCTCCTGAATGTACACAAGTTTTACAGATTTCAGAAATGATCATTTTCTGTCTATACACTCCTGCCTGCTCTTACTCAAACATGATGGGCAAGTCCTAACAGGAGCAAAAGACaaccgtgtgtgtgttcaaTGGAGAAGGGAGAAGCAGTGGCAAAGAGAGGGGAGCAGTATTTACCAGGAtcctgtttttcttgtttttggataGGACAATAGCCGTTATTCCACTGATGATTCCCTATGGAGCACAAAATGTTCAGGAAAAAAGGCAGGTTCTTTTTGACAAATTTGTGATATTTTACTAAAACTCAAAATGAGGGTTTAGGACTAAAATACTTTGACACAACATACAGATTTGCACAATAACTAGATATAGAGTTACAGCAGCATACTATTAATCATTTTGCAAGTTTGGTGAGTCTAgagtgttttaaatattaaattgctTTAAAGTTTTCATGCAGGTTTTCTTCCACTTACCACTAAGCCAGCCACGATGGCAATGACATTAGAGATGGCGTACACCATGGTTCTAGCCTGAGAGTGCAGGTTGATGTGCCTGAGCACAGCGCCATGCACAAGTGCTCCAAGAAG encodes the following:
- the tmem54a gene encoding transmembrane protein 54a; protein product: MVNLGVCCASLKDNKTLMKMGLGLVLVGHVNFLLGALVHGAVLRHINLHSQARTMVYAISNVIAIVAGLVGIISGITAIVLSKNKKNRILQWVLLVISFIAGLLAVASILGLSVSMVKAIMHKGRSLLTHCTFTDIDAGSSSSITYECPFDPTRIYGTTIILWVPLILMCLVETVFSFRCFAACTSYLYLCPCRKRPIMAKRVRIQRAYPPASPPARAPSPDVEAEPAEQDELLDSGTAVEQSEWL